The Micromonospora siamensis genome contains the following window.
CGCGAGGACCACGATGCCCATGGTCTTGGCCGCGTCCTGCATGCCGTGACCGACGGACATGGCGGCGGCGGAAACGGTCTGCGCGTGGCGGAAGCCCCGGTTCAGCCTGCCCGGCTGCCCCTTCCGGAACGCCCAGAGGATGGCCAGCATCAACAGGTAGCCCAGCACCAGACCGACGATCGGCGACAGGACCATCGGGATGATGACCTTCTGACCGATGTTGCCCCACTGCACGATGCCGCCGGTGGAGAGCAGGGTCGCCCCGACCAGGCCGCCGAACAGCGCGTGCGAGGAGGACGACGGCAGACCGAAGTACCAGGTGATCAGGTTCCAGGCGATGGCGCCGAGCACCCCGGCGAAGACCACCCCGAGGCTGGACACGCCGGTGGGCAGGGTCACCAGGCCGTCACCGACGGTCTTGGCGACCCCGGCGCCGAAGTGCGCGCCGACGAAGTTGCCGACCGCGGCGAGCAGCAGGGCGATCCGAGGTGTCAGCGCCCGGGTCGAGACGCTGGTCGCGATC
Protein-coding sequences here:
- a CDS encoding inorganic phosphate transporter, with the protein product MTPELIAVLAVIAVALAFDYTNGFHDAANAIATSVSTRALTPRIALLLAAVGNFVGAHFGAGVAKTVGDGLVTLPTGVSSLGVVFAGVLGAIAWNLITWYFGLPSSSSHALFGGLVGATLLSTGGIVQWGNIGQKVIIPMVLSPIVGLVLGYLLMLAILWAFRKGQPGRLNRGFRHAQTVSAAAMSVGHGMQDAAKTMGIVVLALYTGGFQDSKTHIPGWVFWTSATMLALGTYAGGWRIIRTLGRKIIDLGPPEGFAAETVASAVLYFNALVLKAPISTTHTITSAIMGVGATKRLSAVRWNVAGNIVIAWIITFPASALIACLTYLLVRPLF